A single genomic interval of Arachis duranensis cultivar V14167 chromosome 7, aradu.V14167.gnm2.J7QH, whole genome shotgun sequence harbors:
- the LOC107459754 gene encoding adenylosuccinate synthetase 2, chloroplastic, with protein sequence MNISHLTLDSHTLFNPQCPSFSFLRCTSRNVVVCSAKPVAPPSLPPKLATAQSSDGRIGSLSQVSGVLGCQWGDEGKGKLVDILAQHFKIVARCQGGANAGHTIYNAEGKKFALHLVPSGILNEDTLCVIGNGVVVHLPGLFKEIDGLESSGISCQGRILISDRAHLLFDFHQEVDGLREAELAKSFIGTTKRGIGPCYASKANRNGIRVSDLRHMDTFPQKLDLLLSDAASRFKDFKYGPEMLKEEVEKYKRYAERLEPFIADTVHVMNDAITQKKKILVEGGQATMLDIDFGTYPFVTSSSPSAGGICTGLGIAPRVVGDLIGVVKAYTTRVGSGPFPTEILGSGGDLLRFAGQEFGTTTGRPRRCGWLDIVALKYSCQINGFSSLNLTKLDVLSDLDEIKLGVSYKHADGTPVKSFPSDLRLLEQLEVEYETLPGWKSDISKIKNYSDLPKVARQYVERIEELVGVPIHYIGVGPGRDALIFK encoded by the exons ATGAACATCTCACACCTCACACTGGATTCCCACACGCTCTTCAACCCTCAATGCCCTTCATTCTCCTTCCTCCGTTGCACATCTCGAAACGTAGTCGTATGCTCAGCCAAGCCCGTAGCCCCTCCTTCTCTTCCACCCAAGCTCGCCACCGCCCAATCCTCCGACGGTCGAATCGGGTCTCTTAGTCAGGTCTCTGGCGTCTTGGGTTGCCAATGGGGTGATGAGGGCAAAGGCAAACTCGTCgatatcttagctcaacatttCAAGATTGTTGCTCGTTGTCAG GGTGGAGCTAATGCTGGGCATACCATTTACAATGCAGAAGGAAAGAAGTTCGCCCTTCATCTTGTTCCTTCTGGTATTCTTAACGAGGATACCCTTTGTGTTATTGGGAATGGAGTTGTGGTGCATCTTCCGGGGCTGTTTAAGGAAATTGATGGCCTTGAATCGAGTGGGATCTCTTGCCAGGGGAGGATTTTGATATCTGATCGTGCTCACTTGTTGTTTGATTTCCACCAAGAAGTGGATGGGTTAAGGGAAGCTGAACTTGCTAAATCTTTCATTGGCACGACCAAGAGAGGCATTGGGCCATGCTATGCTAGCAAGGCTAACCGTAATGGTATTAGGGTAAGTGATTTGAGGCACATGGATACTTTCCCGCAGAAGCTTGATCTTTTGTTATCAGATGCAGCATCAAGGTTCAAAGATTTTAAATATGGTCCAGAAATGCTcaaggaagaagtagaaaagTACAAGAGATATGCTGAGAGACTGGAACCATTTATTGCAGATACTGTGCATGTCATGAATGATGCTATAACACAAAAGAAGAAGATTTTGGTTGAAGGAGGTCAAGCAACCATGTTGGACATTGATTTTGGAACTTATCCATTTGTTACTTCGTCTAGCCCGTCAGCTGGTGGGATATGCACTGGTCTTGGTATTGCTCCAAGAGTTGTTGGTGACTTAATAGGAGTG GTGAAAGCATACACTACAAGAGTTGGTTCTGGTCCCTTTCCAACAGAAATTTTGGGTTCAGGGGGTGATCTCCTTAGATTTGCTGGGCAGGAGTTTGGTACAACTACTGGCCGTCCTCGACGATGTGGTTGGCTTGATATAGTTGCGCTGAAATACTCCTGCCAGATCAATGGTTTTTCATCATTGAATCTCACTAAGCTAGATGTTTTATCAGATCTTGATGAGATAAAGTTAGGAGTCTCTTATAAACATGCTGATGGTACCCCGGTCAAATCATTCCCTTCAGATCTCCGTCTTCTTGAGCAATTGGAG GTGGAATATGAAACACTTCCTGGATGGAAATCCGACATCTCTAAGATCAAAAACTATTCTGACCTTCCGAAGGTTGCCCGGCAGTATGTGGAAAGGATAGAAGAACTTGTTGGTGTCCCCATTCACTACATTGGTGTTGGGCCAGGACGCGACGCCCTCATATTCAAGTGA
- the LOC107459755 gene encoding uncharacterized protein LOC107459755, translating to MVAAGEPMKKKAKQNLLNPNWVQLQQKLKLNNKSSRTYKEEDTPKSILGKRKESPNDESDDSQIDPLIPVNDDSSLTDAVAIDCEMVGVGQGNKSALGRVTMVNKWGNVLYDEFVRPVERVVDFRTKISGIRPRDLKKAIDFWTAQKRVAELMKGRILVGHALQNDLKALLLSHPKKDIRDTSEYQPFLKSGCRRALRHLAAEILGAEIQSGEHCPIQDARAAMLLYQRNRKEWERSLRDQFRLKKKQNKRKNKKKPKNEDTSNANHAIIES from the exons ATGGTTGCCGCCGGCGAACCCATGAAGAAGAAAGCGAAGCAAAACCTACTGAACCCCAATTGGGTTCAACTCCAACAA AAGCTAAAGCTCAATAATAAGTCTTCAAGgacctacaaagaagaagacaccCCAAAATCAATACTGG GGAAACGTAAAGAGAGCCCGAATGATGAATCCGATGACTCTCAGATTGATCCTCTTATTCCTGTAAATGACGACTCAAG TCTGACAGATGCAGTCGCCATAGATTGTGAAATGGTTGGCGTTGGTCAAGGAAACAAAAGTGCATTGGGAAGAGTAACAATG GTTAATAAGTGGGGAAATGTTCTTTATGATGAGTTTGTTCGGCCAGTAGAACGGGTTGTTGACTTCCGTACTAAAATTAGTGGCATAAGACCTCGAGATTTGAAAAAAG CAATTGACTTTTGGACTGCTCAGAAGAGAGTTGCCGAGTTGATGAAAGGAAGGATCCTTGTTGGTCATGCCTTGCAGAATGATCTTAAG GCGTTGTTATTAAGTCATCCGAAAAAGGACATTCGAGATACCTCCGAGTACCAGCCATTTCTAAA GTCAGGTTGTAGAAGAGCGCTGCGGCATCTTGCTGCAGAAATTCTTGGTGCCGAGATCCAATCAGGAGAGCACTGCCCT ATACAAGATGCTCGTGCTGCTATGCTGCTTTAccaaagaaatagaaaagagtGGGAAAGGAGCTTAAGAGATCAGTTTAGGCTCAAAAAGAAGCAAAATAAAcggaagaataaaaagaaaccAAAGAATGAAGATACTTCAAATGCCAACCATGCTATAATTGAATCATAG